agaaagtcaAACAAGGAATGAGaggtaaaagagaaaaatacagtcTGAATGAAAGTGTGTGGTTACTCACAATGATCCTGAATAATTCGTATCCGAGGCCGAACAGAAACGTGTTATCACCTCAGGAGCCTGAAAAATAAGAATCTCCGCACATTTCCTGTCACGAGTTTTAATGCTTAAAGCGAAAGGAGAAAAATTCAGGAAGGATTTTATCAGAAGTTTGTTATCAAaggcgagggggggggggggggggggggggcaggaagGGGCGGAAAAGGTAAAAAGAGGATAAGGAAAGGCAgtaagaggacagagagagagaagaattcAACACTGAACTTTGGACTAAGACACAGATTAACACGGACTCACTGACTTCCTGCTTCCACCTGAGGTCACCTGACAATACGACGTCACTCTGGGTCACAATAAGCTGCTAACACACTCAGAGAAGGGGCTTATGGGTAACTGAGGTttcaacatgaacacacacctccagaGTCAGGATTCTCCTGAACCAGTTACCTCTAACCtccaacagcagaaacacacacacacagacacacacagacacagacacacacacacacacacacacacacacacaaacacagacacgcacacacagacacacacacagacacgcacacacagacacgcacacagacaaacacagacacacacacacagacacacacacacacacacagacacacacacacaaacacagacacacagacacacacagggttgTCCTGTAGTTCACCAGGAGCAGATACATCTGATGGATCACTGCTGCCCCCCACTGGTCAACAACAGAATATTTCACAGAGCTCCAGGTGATAAGACTGGCTTCAGCTCACGTATTGATCATGTTATTTCTTCCAGCCCTGAGAGAAGCCTTTCCAGTGCAAATGATGGGgaacaacatttttctcctttgtgaTTCCAGAAAGAGGGAAAGCAGCGAAGAGACGTGGCGAAGGAACAGAAGATCCACGTCTGAACAGAGGAACACTCGCACCTGCATGGTCACATGACTCTGAAAGGATCCAGGAGGTTACAATGAATgaacagctcacacacacacacacacagcaccgtGCATGAAtgctgtgtgtttccatttAAAGGTAGATGTTTGAGTTTCAGTTCCATCGGCTGTCGTTTCATTGTCGTACACGTGAGGGCGCTGTTGCTTCATCAGAGTCCTGCTGGTTTCCATCTTCTGACTGCTCAGACCTGCTCTCATCAAATCTCATCCTGCTCCTGTGATGGTTCCAGATTCAGCGTCATCACACTCTGCGTTAAGCTGTAGAAAGAAGGATTTCTCCCATGGAGCGTGGCCCCTCTGAGGCAGCGATGATCATCACGTTATTCACCACTAACTCCACTGAAGAGTTTCTATAATCAGATCGGCTCAGAAACCCCTGTAAAGTGATTGTGCTCAGCCTGAAGTCGTCATCCAGCCTTCACTGTGTCAGAGAAAGCTCACAGCAGCGTGGGGAGTCTCAGGGAGGAGAGGGGCGGCGGGCGTAAGCCGCTGATGGACACGCTGTAAAAACAACCAGCAGTCAGTCACAGTGTGGGGAGCTTTCAATCATACAACATGATCTTCTTCAAGAAGAAGTTGAAAGAATTTAAATAACATGATGAAAGTGAAACTCAGCGTTTTCCTTTTACCTGACAGGAACACCGAGATACACGTCTGATCTGAAacgacatcacacacacacacacgcacacacacacacacacacacacacacagacacacacacacacacacacacacacacacacacacagagccttcTCCCTGAGCTCTGAGTGTGAGCTGAGCCTCTCAGGTTATTTTGGGGCTCAGCTGTCATTTGTCCCGTCAGCACGGCcgtccccttcctcctcctcctcctcctcctcccctttccttcctctctgtctctctgtctcctcttcacctcctctcctttaCTCCACTGATCCTGGTAAGACTTATTTCATTATCTATCCTTTCTGAAGTCTCTTGTTTTACTGAAGTCTTTCTTCGTGTTTGAATTTGTGTTGTTTGTAAAACTTTGTTGTGGaacttttctcctcctcttcactttgGCTCAAAGtggtttggaaaagaaaaagtttcccAGCAGTGCAGTGGCCTGTTCGTCGGTTTCTGGTTTTACTTACATGCTCCTGTTAAATTTAGTTTATTGTTTGACTTCACATTAATGTACCAACACTCTGTGAAAGCACATGCAGGGTGTCCATGATGGCTGCCATGGCACCATAAGTTGCTTCGTCACTGTCGGAGTCTGTAAATCCTCCGACAGGTCAGAGTGAATCCATGTGACCAACCGGAGGTTTGGAGGCTTCACTGATTTCAGAGAGTCACAAAATGACGGCAAACAGAAACGAATTATGTCAAAGATAATTAGATGGTTTGAATGAACCCTGAGACACAAACAGTAAGTTTTACCTGATAAAACCAGTGACTGCAAACCAATGTTTTTACATGAACTCAGCCTTTATCCAAATTAGATTCACTTCATCTGTTTTCATGATTGTGATTCAGATTATTCAGATTTCGTGGTTTTCATgtggtgtttctattattttgtccacagtctgttgttgtgtttcagggtttgAACGCACATTTGGATTAAGTGTATGTCTCATGAGTTGTTTATTTTGATGTGGTCAACAGCTTGAAattttggggtgggggtggggggggggggtgcaggaCTGTGATTGGCGGCATCAGACAGTGGGTGGGGCCTAATTTTGTCCTCGGGGCTTGTTACAGCGTGTGGTGGTGTAAGATATGAGACAGGTAAGAGAAGAAAGTAGCTGAagttacataaacacacactcacatttccaTGTTGTACATGTTGcacgtggtgtgtgtgtgtgtgtgtgtgtgtgtgtgtgtgtgtgtgtgtgtgtgtgtgtgtgtgtgtgtgtgtgtgtgtgtgtgtgtgtgtgtcttcaacAGGCAGTTCTACCATATTTGGATTCTCTCAGAATAGATGGGACCACAACAGGTGTGGtctgaagtgtctgtgtgtgtgtgtgtgtgtgtgtgtgtgtgtgtgtgtgtgtgtgtgtgtctgtgtgtgtctgtgtgtgtgcgtgtgcgtgtgtgtgtgtgtgagacacagagtgGGGGTTGGCTGGATCACACAGCTAATTTTAACCCAACAGATACAATAACAGTGGCAGCCATCGCTGAAACAGAGCTGTGAGGATCAACAGCCACTGGAGATATtctacaggacacacacacacacacacacacacacacacacacacacacacacacacacacacacatacacacacacacaccagaggaaACATCTGATATCCTGTGTGTAAAGCTGGAATGTTGGTCTGTCTCCTGAATGTGGagagttcatcctctggggggAGAATGAATGTGATTCAGAAACACATTGAGTGAataagtctctctctctctctctctctctctctctctctctctttctctctctctctctctctctcctctgtttccagACCACTGAGGATGGAGACATCGGTGAAAGCAGCGAAGGTGCTGGTGCCCCCCCAGCCTGACGTGGCGTCCCCCTCCCCGGCCGATGAGAGCGCTGAGGGCGAGGCGGCGGCTGCAGCCTGCGGCCCCTCGCCGGACTTCATCGACCCCATGCTGGAGGTCAGCACGCGCCTGGCGCACATCATCAGCACCTACGGCTCGGCGGGCGGCCTCCTGGACAAACAGGTGAGTCAGGTGACACAGTTCACTCCACCTGCACATGGACTTCTCTGActgttgttgatttttgtgTCAGAGTGCGGTGGAGACGGAGACGATGCAGGAGGAGGCGAAAGACGACATCACCGTTACCACGGAGACAGGTGAGGATCTGTAAGAGACAAAGACATGTCATGATGAGCCTATAAAAAGgtacatgtacagtaaacacatagagagtgtgtgtgtgtgtgtgtgtaaataaaagtGTCACCTCATCATATTCTAACAAACGTCCTGAGAACGTCTGAATCATATGATCTGTcactctgacatttttattactttcagctcactgtctctgactctgtctctgactctgtctgtctctgactctgactctgactctgactctgtctctgtctctgtctctgactctgtctctgactctgtctctgtctctgtctctgactcggACTCGGACTCGGTCTCGGTCTCGGTCTCGGTCTGGGACTCGGACTCGGACTCGGACTCGGACTCGGACTCGGACTCGGACTCGGACTCGGACTCGGACTCGGACTcggactctgtctctgactctgactctgactctgactctgtctctgactctgactctgactctgactctgactctgtctctgactctgactctgactctgactctgtctctgtctctgtctctgtctctgtctctgtctctgactctgactcggTCTCGGACTCGGACTCGGACTCGGACTCGGACTCGGACTCGGACTcggactctgactctgtctctgactctgactctgactctgactctgtctctgactctgactctgactctgtctctgactctgtctctgtctctgtctctgtctctgactctgactctgactctgtctctgactctgtctctgactctgactctgtctctctacaGATGTCTCTCTCATCATGCAGAGTCTGAATAACTTGTCCTCGCCTGAGGAGAAACTGGAAGATCTGGTCAGAAAATATGCTGAACTGGTGAGAATCAGTCTAATGACTGTTTCCCttcattcacacagacagagactggTTTACAGACACAGTGTCACCACGAGGATCTGAGGTGTAAAGATCCAAAACATATCATACTGTCATATgtaataactgtgtgtgtgtgtgtgtgcgtgtgtgtgcgtgtgtgcgtgtgtgtgtgtgtgtgtgtgtgtgtgcgcgtgtgtgtgtgcgcgtgtgtgtgcaggcagccTTGCGGCGCGGTGATGACAGGAAGctgtgtgtcctgcagcagaAGTTGTCTGTCCTGttggaggagaagcagcagcttcagaccGAGCATCACCGCAGCATCACAGCTCGCAGCAAACTGGAGACGCTGTGCAGAGATCTGCAGTCGCACTACAGCacactgagggtgtgtgtgtgtgtgtgtgtgtgtgtgtgtgtgtgtgtgtgtgtgtgtgtgtgtgtgtgtggggtgggggggcggggggggtgtgtgtgtgtgtgtgtgtgtggggggggggggggggggggggggggcaacagaCTAATGAGCAAAAAGGTAGAAGATAAAGCTGAagcccttttctttttcctttcaccacccctccctccactgtcgctgtcctctgtcctctgtcctcccccgTCCAGGAGGAGACCCTGCAGCGCTGCATGGAGGacgaggagaagaggaaggagatcACCTCTCAGTTCCAGAAGATGCTGACAGAAATCCAGGCTCAGATCGAGCAGCACAGCGCCCGAAACGACAAGCTGCACCGCGAAAACACCAACCTGACCGAGAAACTGGAGAGTCTCATGAACCAGTGCGAgctgagggaggaggtgaggtcaaaggtcaacataCTAACGTTTTATATGTCATAACATTGAGGTTTGACGAGAGTCCATTTATGACccgcagaggaagaagaagctttattaatgattaataacattaataataacagAGTTTTTACTCGTTCTACATTTACTGATCAAACCTTTTTTAACTCTGAGTTTTAACGTGATTAATCAGGTGACTTGTCAATAGAttattaatcgattaatcattaTAAGTCAGTGTTTGAGAGACACTTCCTCTGTGCAGAGTCTGGAGAAGATCAACAAGCACCGCGACCTGCAGCACAAACTGACCGAGGCCAAGCTGCAGCAGGCCAACGCTCTGCTGGCCGAGGCCGAGGAGAAACACAAGAGGGAGAAGGAATATGTGAGTAAGAGCCAGCTGAGACAGCACACCTGAGCCGCAGTTTGTCGTCACCTGTGATCAGAAAACGCGTTACAGTATTTACAGAATGAGGCAGCGTGCACAGTTTATCCTCtgtgatgttttggttttctgcagCTATGACAGTTTAATGTTCGTTTCCTTTTTACACGTCTTCATTCACATGAAATATGATTTTCAGTCGTAGCAGTCGTCCACTCAGATTGACTGTGTATTGTCTCTGTCACCGTAGTTGCTTAGGGAGGCAattgacaaaacaaagaaatgcttCGCTATGAAGGAGCAGGAGCTGGCCATGAAGAAGAAGGTAAAGAAACGTCTGTAACGcgtctctgtctgttctcttcTAACCAGTTACTGGTTCAGGCTGCTGAGTGGAAACTGCAGGCTCAGACATTCAGAGAGCAGGCGACTGTCATGCAGGCACAGGTGAATATTCACTAAACTACCACGAGGACAGGTAGCACACACCtggcagcagcagggcaggTTACTGAACGTCTTACAGGAAGGCAGGTCATACGTCTAAACACCTTAACTACACTGTTATTACACCAAACATCGCTTTATGTACAGCACTGTTCACCAAAAACAGAACCTCATGCAGTTTTCTGATCAGTAacactataataataataataataataataataataataataataataataataatacattaaatattGAGCAGTAGGTAGAAAAGATGGAGGGATCTGGATTATACAAGATTTAaagagacttttctctttttcagttttaatgcTCCTAGAGTCTGTAAGCTCTTAATGTAAAATCAGGCCAGTGTGAATGATTAACGgcctcctgctgtgtgtgtgtgtgtgtgtgtgtgtgtgtgtgggtgtgtgtgtgcatgtgtgtgtgtgtggcccgtGATTAACGGATGATGCAGTTTGTAATTCATCACTTAGAAGcctggtttatttttattttttttaaataatcctGATTTGAATATTGTGCTcgtgtttgtgtctcagtctgACTCTTACCTGTTCACCTGTCCACAGCTGACCCTGTACGCAGAGAAGTTTGACGAGTTTCAGGGGACGCTGGCCAAAAGCAACGAAATCTTCGTCCGCTTTAAAAAGGAGATGGACAACGTAGGTGGTGAACACTTAGACACCAGGCTTTCAGGTGCCTCGTGCAGAACTCCCCTGTAAACAAGTCTGGACATCCAGTCTCACGATTGTCTCAACTTGTCCTCTTTTAGATGTCGGCCAAGATGAAGAAAGTGGAGAAGGAGTCGGGTCTGTGGAGGACGAGGTTTGAGAACTGCAACAAGGCTCTGACCGACATGATGGAGGAGGTACGATGATGTTTTCCCATTGGTCAGAGGCAGGCAGAGATCCAGTTTTTATTCTCATCATATCTCTCTTCActtctcattttctccatccTTCGTTCTCGTGTTCCAGAGAACCGAGAAATGCAAAGAGTACGACCTGTTCGTCCTGAAGATTCAGAAGCTGGAGAAGCTGTGTCACGCCCTGCAGGACGAGAGGAGGGTCCTCTATGCCAAGATCAAAGAAGTCCGCCACGCTAACACAAACCTCCCATCAAAGGTCTTCGGCAGCTCCAACTCAGAGACTGCTGACAAACCTGTCCTGAATCCTGAGGAGCTCCAGGAGCTCCAGGAGGAAGACCCGGTCCTGACAGAAGACATGGCTCGTCTGAGGGAGGAGCAGGCCAAGCTGCAGCAGTTTGCCGCCTCCCTGTTGACCACACCTGCCGACAACGAAGAcgacaatgatgatgatataGACCTTGAAGAAGACATCGTGGCTTCTGCGTTTACCCAGTTCAAAACCAAAACTCAGGTCAAAGAGGAGCTGGATTCAGTCTCTGAGCAGGGGGGAGATGTAAAATCAGAGGCAGCAGGAAGTGATCTCACACTGCCAGAGGAAATGGAGGTTCAAAAGCCAGATGTGTCAACACCAGAAGGTCCAGCACCTGAGGAGAAGACGTCTGAAATGACAGATCCAAAACCAGAAGCAGTAAAAGTCCAAACACAAGTCGAGGtgaaagcagaggagcagaTCCAGCAGCAGCCTTCTGATCAGGAACCAGCACCAGAGGCTGAGAAAGTCGAGGCTGATCCACCAACAGATCCAAAaccaggagcagcagaggaggagccgAGTGAGGTCAAACCAGTGGCCCCAGTAGAAGACGAgaacctccagcagcagcagccagctgaACCAGTGCAGGTGTCAGACGAAGCAGCTGCCCCCCTGAACGGCGACTCCTCTAAGAAACAGGcaccaaagaaaaagaagaagaaggtcagCAAGAACTCCAGCTAAGGTTTAGGCTGCGCagacgtgtatgtgtgtgtgtgtgtgtgtggtgttattGTGgagtagagtgtgtgtgtgtagctgaaaTCACATTAGGCCTTTCATCTTTTGTAAAGGTTAAAATCTTTAGTTTGTCCCAGCTGGAGCAGCTGACGTGTTCTCCCATCAGTTCCAGTGCCACCAGCTGAGGACAGACCAACGAAGCGACTGTATTTCACAGTTTCAGTGTCAGATTGAGTTTGGTCTGTTTGGTGAAGTGAGACCACAGTGACAGGCAGAGCAGTGTTAGGTGCCATAAACTCTGTGTCAAAATATCCCAATCGTTATTTAATAGGCTGCGTCATCGAACCGCGACGCGTTACGACGACTCCAATAAAAGGATTTTTGGATTATTTGACATTCGtctgcttttctgttctgttatttGTCTGAATGTTTGCATCCAAATTACCCAACATTTCTTTCATGGACGAACACGTTTCTTGTTgatttacatgttatgaaccTCACTGATACACTGGTTGTCCACAGATCTCATGTTAATGTCTCTGTGGGTCAGTGGACAGAAGACCTGTCTAACGTAACGTTAGATTTTACATCACCTGCAGTGGAAGAAAACATCCATCAGATGAAGCTGCTTCCTCAAACAGGTGAAGGGTTTCACACCTTTCTGGGACATTCATGATGCAGTTTCATGTTACAGCCACTAGATGGACACAGAGTTCTTCatggttttttgttgttgtttgtttttgatgagtTGAAGGTTCCAGAGAAGAGTTTTAGTGTCAGCTCTTTTCCTCTGCGATCACAAAGAGCACAGAATTAATTCATGaatataaaagttaaaatttctTCATTCTGAGCTGCTGGAATGATTTCTACGCTGATCTGATCCAAATGGTCTTTTATAAGTTTAACAGTAGAATAATCTTTTATCAGAGGTGACTAACAAAATATGCCACAGACCCTGAATGAAATCAGcctcagaggagacaggaagaaaggatTTACCCCCGTCTCTGTCTCACCAAGGACACTTTAAAAATGAAGCGTTTAAATTCCACATTTtgtgcaagaaaaagaaaagatcaaaaagacagaaaaaatggaaagaaaagagaagtacaaaggattttttaaatttaagatAAGAGCCTAATCGACAGACAGGAAGACTTGGACAGAGatatggaggaggaggatttgaTTTGAGGCAGAAGTGAAGTGTTTCTGAACAGAAGATAAGAGTTGACTTAATGAGTCTGTGTGGATGTGAGAAGGATCTGAGCAGAGACACTTCACTTTCTGTGAGATTAGCTGAGCAGTTATCTTTTCCTTAAATACAGTTCATCATGCTGAGATTCATCCAACCTGGAAGAGAAATAAACATCAGTTACTCAGCAAACGCTGCTGAATGTCAGCTGACAAAAGAACCTTTAACCAACAAGGGATTAGTTTCTGCCGTGAATGCTGCCTGAAGCATCCTTTGATTTGTTGACAGTTAAACATATATAAAGTAAACTAACCTTTAAACTGTAAAACGTCAACTGTCTCTCATGTCTCAGAAAATTACAGAGGACACgactctgtgttttcagtcgtAGCTACAGCCTGGACTGTTTTCCTGTGACTGGTTTCCATGTTCTTGTAAATGTGGTCTGTTTCACACAGAGGGCCAACATTCATGGAAACACTGAGGTGAAGTGAAGGTCACAGCTCCGTTTAAACTCACGGAGAAACGAGACTTTTCTACAAACTCGGAGGGATTTTAGCTTTAAATCCTGACAAAGTGAGTGTTCAACAGGAAACTGCAGgtggaaaatgtaaatgagtgGAATCTATCACGTTtaagaggagtgtgtgtgtgtgtgtgtgtgtgtgtgtgtgtgtgtgtgtgtgtgtgtgtgtgtgtgtgtgtgtgtgtgtgtgtgtgttccaaaCAGCCTATCTGCAGGAAACATGCCAGTCGCCTGCCTGCATGCAGGAGGCAGGTTTCTCATGTGCTGTGATTAAACTAAGCTGCGTTTCCAGCATCATgagcctgaaacacactgacagacatgtTAATGCTCTACCTGCTGGCCTCTGTTTAATCCCCATGTCAAAGccttcactgcacacacacacgcacacacgcacgcgcacacacacgcacacacacacgcgcacacacacgcgcacacacacacacacacacacacacacacacacacacacacacacacagcagatgctGAACCTGCAGCAGGGATTTGTTCAGACACTCAGAGCCTCAGTGAGTCTGGTGCTGGCTCTGGTTCTCTGGTTCTCTGGTTCTCTGGTTCTCGGTCGGTCCGGTTCATCCCGAACGAGTTGGACGGGGTCggggtcagggctctgtgcagaccAGTTAGGTTTTTCAacaccaaactgggaaaataaTTTCTTAATTAATCTGCTCTGTGCTCAGGGTCAgtcaggaaacaggaagtggcttCGCCCTGAGTGTTGACACAAAGATGGAAGCTATTGTTTCAGAAATATTAAAGCCCATATCACTCTTCATGATTCTTTGATGTGTTGAACTTTCACTTTTCATCAGTTAACAAAATCACTGGAAACTAAATTATGGGGTAAATAACCAGCTCATGAGTTAAACCAACATTCAGGTGATCAGACGGCTCAGGGCGGAGCTGCGGAGCTCAGGATATCACAGCGGTGAATCATGAGCTTGTGACTCTCGCTCAGACACAGACTCCCGGgtgtttctctctgactgatgTCTTTGTTGGTTGAAAATCACCTCCAGGTTCTCAAACTGCCTTTCTCCcaaaaaaatatcttcattttataaaactgtccaaaaaaaagacGTTTCATCTGTTTGTGGAAAAGAAGcagttttatgtgtgtgaccAAAACAGAGGACCAGCTGAACCAGTTCATGCTCAGACGTGTTTCCTGTTCAGGCTCTGATCCCAGTACAGAGAGATTTTTGGGTTAGGTTCTTTgttccatgtgtgtgtctgtgtgcggctctgtgtgtgtgtgtgtgtgtgtgtgtgtgtgtgtgtgtgggtcttaCTGATGCAGTGTGTGATGGTGTTGGCTCCTCACAGCTCAGTGTACAGCACAGTGATGTGTGTCAGGGTTGATGAAGACACTGTCGGATGCTGCTGTCTGTAatgaacagaacacacacacacacacacagaatatctGTTGAGTTTTACACAGTACACAGGCAGATGTGAGCAGAGTGAGGGTCATGGCCTGGAAGCCGACTGcactcatttcctttttttttcagaatcagaaCTCGTTCTGTGAGCCGACGGTGATTTGATCGGACAGATGACTGCAGCTGTAATTTGTGCCTGTCAGAGCTTCAGCGCAGCACAATCCGACGCGCTGCTCGGCCGTGATGTCTCACGCTGAGCCACTGTCCCGCTCTGGTGTCAGACACTTTGGCTGCGTCCCATTTCAGCCGCCTCCTTCACAGTCCACACTCACAGAGCGAATATGTCACTATGAGCTGACGAGGCTGCCTCTGTGCCAAAGGAAACGGCTTCTTCAGCCTTCAGATGACGCTTCGTTGGAAAGAAGAGGCTCCTAAAATGAGACGGAGCTGCCGACGTCTCTGACACTAACCTGCTGTCCTGCTCGGTGTCAGAGCTCCAGGCTCATGAACACACAGGTGCTGGCCATCCTGCtaatgtttgatttaaaaacactgagctgagaaACGAGCAGCGTGGACAGATTCAGAAAGTTCAGCGCATCGTGGCCGTTCAGTGAGACACATGTTTGAGTCTCTGGCTGAGCTTCCTCCCACTGACATactttaataaaacatgatgtgGATTTACAGGCAGACAGGTGACACACAACACGAGGCAAAATACTGATAAAAGACACGGTAACAAGAACAGACGTCCACAGCATGGACAGCTCTGAAGACAACTGAGCAGGAGAAAAGGGGCCGGTACAAATACAGGGGACAATatgaggaacaggtgtgtgggCTAATGGgaagcaggtgagcaggaggGGTGGAGGTTACTGTGATAACTGAGTCAAACTGAAAGCTTGAAACAGGAAGACGTCTCTGCTCTTTCCTGCTCAGAGCCACAGACATGGCTCTGTTTCAGAGAGGGCCTGGGGTTCTGGGGTCCTCGGTGGTGATGGGGGCTGTTTGCTGGGTGTACAGTGTCGGTTCATAGTGTTTTTGGGGTCAAACTGAACAAACGAGTAAATAAGAAAACCTCGGGTTTGGAGCAGGGACTGGCTCTCTTTGGTTCACAGTGATCTCTGGTGTTTCCCTCAGACTGTGGGAGAGAGCTGAGTCAGCTGAATGACCACACCGTCAGGTGGGAGCTGCTCGCTGTGTGGAATCACTCAGTgtgaactgctgctgcagcgcGCTGCCTGGGAAACATTAGCGCTGATGCACCTTAACTCTGACTTTGAACACTCTCCACAAAATCAATACTTTGCTTCACTGCACCTGCTGGAagtctgaggacacacacacaccttcatcaGTGCAGCGTCTCACGCTGCTGTCTGTACCTGgacctttgttctgttttttttagccGTGCTAGCTAACGTGACTTGGTCTTTGAATCCCACTATGAAACTAAATACACTCCCATCACACCTGGATGTTTAGTGATGATTAGCCAATGTTTGCATGACTACAAGAAAAACTAAGATGGCGAACACGAGCGGCATCAGCACGTTACGGCCATCGCTCTGAAACTGcagcatgctaatgttagctctTAGCTCAGAGACCCCTGTGTCTCACTGAGACGCTGACACAGAGTTTAGACTCAGTTTGGCGTCTTCATTCTTTAACCACGACACAATAATGGATCCACGAGCATTTTCAAATAAAGTTCACTGTTTTGTACAAGGacgtgttgtttttttttgggggggggggggggggctctttttttgacctttgtcatgtttgtttctttttttctgctctctcttccttcaCGTGTTTTTCTTTAAGCAGGAAATGCTGCAAAACTCAAAACCCAACACGTCACTTTCC
This genomic stretch from Toxotes jaculatrix isolate fToxJac2 chromosome 19, fToxJac2.pri, whole genome shotgun sequence harbors:
- the txlnba gene encoding alpha-taxilin isoform X1 → METSVKAAKVLVPPQPDVASPSPADESAEGEAAAAACGPSPDFIDPMLEVSTRLAHIISTYGSAGGLLDKQSAVETETMQEEAKDDITVTTETDVSLIMQSLNNLSSPEEKLEDLVRKYAELAALRRGDDRKLCVLQQKLSVLLEEKQQLQTEHHRSITARSKLETLCRDLQSHYSTLREETLQRCMEDEEKRKEITSQFQKMLTEIQAQIEQHSARNDKLHRENTNLTEKLESLMNQCELREESLEKINKHRDLQHKLTEAKLQQANALLAEAEEKHKREKEYLLREAIDKTKKCFAMKEQELAMKKKLTLYAEKFDEFQGTLAKSNEIFVRFKKEMDNMSAKMKKVEKESGLWRTRFENCNKALTDMMEERTEKCKEYDLFVLKIQKLEKLCHALQDERRVLYAKIKEVRHANTNLPSKVFGSSNSETADKPVLNPEELQELQEEDPVLTEDMARLREEQAKLQQFAASLLTTPADNEDDNDDDIDLEEDIVASAFTQFKTKTQVKEELDSVSEQGGDVKSEAAGSDLTLPEEMEVQKPDVSTPEGPAPEEKTSEMTDPKPEAVKVQTQVEVKAEEQIQQQPSDQEPAPEAEKVEADPPTDPKPGAAEEEPSEVKPVAPVEDENLQQQQPAEPVQVSDEAAAPLNGDSSKKQAPKKKKKKVSKNSS
- the txlnba gene encoding beta-taxilin isoform X2 → METSVKAAKVLVPPQPDVASPSPADESAEGEAAAAACGPSPDFIDPMLEVSTRLAHIISTYGSAGGLLDKQSAVETETMQEEAKDDITVTTETDVSLIMQSLNNLSSPEEKLEDLVRKYAELAALRRGDDRKLCVLQQKLSVLLEEKQQLQTEHHRSITARSKLETLCRDLQSHYSTLREETLQRCMEDEEKRKEITSQFQKMLTEIQAQIEQHSARNDKLHRENTNLTEKLESLMNQCELREESLEKINKHRDLQHKLTEAKLQQANALLAEAEEKHKREKEYLLVQAAEWKLQAQTFREQATVMQAQLTLYAEKFDEFQGTLAKSNEIFVRFKKEMDNMSAKMKKVEKESGLWRTRFENCNKALTDMMEERTEKCKEYDLFVLKIQKLEKLCHALQDERRVLYAKIKEVRHANTNLPSKVFGSSNSETADKPVLNPEELQELQEEDPVLTEDMARLREEQAKLQQFAASLLTTPADNEDDNDDDIDLEEDIVASAFTQFKTKTQVKEELDSVSEQGGDVKSEAAGSDLTLPEEMEVQKPDVSTPEGPAPEEKTSEMTDPKPEAVKVQTQVEVKAEEQIQQQPSDQEPAPEAEKVEADPPTDPKPGAAEEEPSEVKPVAPVEDENLQQQQPAEPVQVSDEAAAPLNGDSSKKQAPKKKKKKVSKNSS